One window of the Runella slithyformis DSM 19594 genome contains the following:
- a CDS encoding tetratricopeptide repeat protein, with protein MKKIQVFSYLVIGLWIALESKAQTMQFVTSSRPADTSNKANGASSEATAVKNLHLLPLFGEAAKSVEQIEFEINFLNDCDQNFATRKEASEFFAARGWEYLDEGDLDTACYRFNLAYLLNPQNADTFWGLGVVCFQQGHITDAERMLRKGADLDSTNVGLLVDLATVDLIHYKESSDNWEILEAEQILNRAIRLDSTFATAYLKKSVLEYHKGNYDASWENLHKTRLLDVELLDYEFMKELLAKKCDPLGIFSTQN; from the coding sequence ATGAAAAAAATACAGGTATTCAGTTATTTGGTGATCGGGTTGTGGATTGCGCTGGAAAGTAAAGCGCAGACAATGCAGTTTGTTACAAGCAGCCGTCCGGCAGATACAAGTAACAAAGCAAACGGTGCCTCTTCCGAAGCTACAGCGGTGAAAAACCTTCACCTCTTGCCGCTTTTTGGCGAAGCCGCCAAAAGTGTGGAGCAGATTGAATTTGAAATTAATTTTCTCAACGATTGCGACCAGAATTTCGCCACTCGCAAAGAAGCGAGTGAGTTCTTTGCGGCGCGCGGTTGGGAATACCTGGATGAAGGCGACTTAGATACGGCCTGTTATCGTTTCAATCTGGCTTATTTGCTCAATCCGCAAAATGCCGATACGTTCTGGGGACTGGGTGTCGTGTGTTTTCAGCAGGGACACATCACTGATGCCGAACGTATGCTTCGCAAAGGCGCTGACCTTGATTCCACCAATGTGGGATTGCTGGTCGATCTGGCTACCGTCGATCTGATACACTACAAAGAAAGCAGCGATAACTGGGAAATTCTGGAAGCGGAACAGATTCTTAACCGCGCTATCCGACTGGATTCCACCTTTGCCACAGCCTACCTCAAAAAATCCGTTCTTGAATACCATAAAGGAAACTATGACGCTTCGTGGGAAAACTTACATAAAACGCGTCTACTGGACGTTGAGTTGCTGGATTATGAATTTATGAAAGAACTTTTGGCTAAAAAATGTGACCCCTTGGGAATATTCAGTACGCAAAATTAA
- a CDS encoding GNAT family N-acetyltransferase, with product MIRSITAADTYPLRHRVLWPDKPFAFVKVPEDESGLHFGYFVEEQLVSVISLFVNAQGIARFRKFATHPDFQRKGLGSALLKIVFERALELRATAIWCDARLEAKPFYERFGMVQEGELFYKGEIAYVKMTRVF from the coding sequence ATGATTCGCTCCATTACCGCAGCAGATACCTATCCTCTTCGCCACCGGGTCTTGTGGCCCGACAAACCCTTTGCATTTGTAAAAGTGCCGGAAGATGAAAGCGGTCTTCACTTCGGGTATTTTGTGGAAGAACAACTTGTGTCGGTCATTTCGCTGTTTGTTAATGCGCAAGGCATTGCCCGTTTTCGTAAATTTGCCACTCACCCTGACTTTCAGCGCAAAGGCTTGGGAAGCGCTTTGTTAAAAATCGTATTTGAACGCGCACTTGAACTCCGGGCTACCGCCATTTGGTGTGATGCACGACTGGAGGCCAAGCCTTTTTATGAACGCTTCGGCATGGTTCAGGAAGGGGAACTTTTCTATAAAGGGGAAATTGCGTACGTAAAAATGACGCGAGTTTTCTGA
- a CDS encoding MlaE family ABC transporter permease, producing the protein MNGESAKHVFSEKIDDWLLGFYDAFEFMKLFFKEAFSGSFEFTEFVRQCYSIGLKSLPLISLTGFVTGYVFTKQSRPSLMEFGATSWLPSLVTIAIVRALAPLVTSLICSGKIGSGIGAELGSMKVTEQIDAMEVSAVNPIRFLVVTRVAAATVTIPILSFYCSILALAGAFLNVTTNENTNLVAFLEHGFDNIIFLDIITAVVKATSFGFTIGIIGSYKGFNAANGTQGVGQAANSSVVLSMFLIFLEELFIVQVSNWFR; encoded by the coding sequence ATGAATGGCGAATCTGCAAAACATGTTTTCTCCGAAAAAATAGATGATTGGTTATTGGGTTTTTATGATGCCTTTGAATTCATGAAGTTGTTTTTCAAAGAGGCATTTTCCGGCAGCTTCGAGTTTACCGAATTTGTGAGGCAATGCTATTCCATTGGTTTAAAGTCGCTTCCGCTGATTTCCCTGACGGGTTTTGTAACGGGGTATGTTTTTACCAAACAATCCCGACCCTCTCTGATGGAGTTTGGAGCTACCTCGTGGTTGCCTTCGCTGGTGACCATTGCCATTGTAAGGGCGCTGGCACCGTTGGTGACGTCGCTGATCTGTTCGGGAAAGATCGGCTCGGGTATCGGGGCGGAATTGGGCTCCATGAAAGTGACCGAGCAAATTGACGCCATGGAGGTCTCGGCCGTTAATCCGATTCGTTTTCTGGTGGTTACGCGCGTGGCGGCTGCAACCGTCACCATTCCTATTTTGTCTTTTTATTGCTCCATTTTGGCATTGGCCGGGGCGTTTTTGAACGTCACTACTAACGAAAATACCAACCTCGTTGCTTTTCTGGAACACGGTTTCGACAACATTATTTTTCTGGACATTATCACCGCGGTGGTCAAAGCGACTTCCTTTGGTTTTACCATTGGCATCATCGGCTCTTACAAAGGATTTAATGCGGCCAACGGTACGCAGGGCGTAGGGCAGGCCGCCAACTCGTCGGTGGTGTTATCCATGTTTCTGATTTTTCTGGAAGAGTTATTTATTGTTCAAGTGTCCAACTGGTTTCGTTAA
- a CDS encoding ABC transporter ATP-binding protein — protein sequence MNKLIEIKNLYKSFGSLHVLSGVNLDVYENENVVVLGRSGTGKSVLIKIIAGLLSPDRGEVNVFGQSVANMNAKELNELRLKIGFSFQNSALYDSMTVRENLEFPLVRNVKNMTRKEIDNAVEEVIEAVGLKKTLDQKPSELSGGQRKRIGIARTLIMNPKIMLYDEPTAGLDPITCQEINDLMNQVKEKYRTSSIIITHDLTCAKETGDRVAILFDGKFAYQGTFDEVFGNPDPRIRSFYDYNFIEPKLQD from the coding sequence ATGAACAAATTGATTGAAATAAAGAATTTATACAAATCATTCGGGAGCCTGCACGTATTGTCGGGGGTAAATCTGGATGTATATGAAAACGAGAACGTGGTGGTGCTGGGGCGCTCAGGGACCGGAAAATCAGTGCTGATCAAGATCATTGCCGGGCTGCTGAGCCCCGACCGTGGCGAAGTGAATGTGTTCGGTCAATCGGTAGCGAATATGAATGCTAAAGAACTAAATGAATTGCGTCTGAAAATCGGTTTTTCTTTTCAGAACAGCGCGTTATATGACAGTATGACCGTGCGGGAAAACCTGGAATTTCCACTGGTCAGAAATGTGAAAAACATGACTCGAAAGGAAATTGATAACGCCGTGGAAGAGGTGATCGAAGCGGTGGGATTGAAAAAAACGCTGGACCAAAAACCGTCGGAACTTTCGGGCGGGCAGCGCAAACGCATCGGGATAGCGCGTACGCTCATCATGAATCCGAAGATCATGCTTTATGATGAGCCTACGGCGGGTCTTGATCCGATTACCTGTCAGGAAATCAATGATCTGATGAATCAGGTCAAAGAAAAATACCGAACCAGTTCGATCATTATCACCCATGATCTGACCTGCGCCAAAGAGACCGGCGACCGGGTCGCGATCCTTTTTGACGGAAAATTTGCTTATCAGGGCACGTTTGACGAGGTATTCGGCAATCCCGACCCCCGCATTCGCAGTTTTTATGATTACAATTTTATCGAACCAAAACTTCAGGATTAA
- a CDS encoding MlaD family protein produces MKSATRSESYKVKVGIFVVLGVLILVGGILMVGTLRKTFVNKIDAYAVLDDVNGLTKGSNVWFSGVKVGTVKHVDFVENSKVKVTFGIEESSQRFIKKDANVKVSTDGLIGNTIIVLSGGSPEAEVVEDGYQFRVQKEDSQQDMLKTLQENNKNLLAITADFKELVRGIKGGEGSIGKLLTKDDLYQKVNSTLTGLEAATVNAKATTVALAQFSRNLNTQGNFVNDLMTDKQMYTDLKQTVSTLKETSGNLNQTSTSAKALVSNLQQTTNQIANDRTGTVGVLLHDEKTAANVKSLLRNLESGSAKLDENMEALQHNILFRRYFRKKRQNEEKSDTLTQVTTLGKMP; encoded by the coding sequence ATGAAATCGGCAACAAGGTCTGAAAGTTATAAAGTGAAAGTGGGCATTTTTGTGGTGCTGGGTGTCCTCATTCTGGTCGGAGGGATTCTGATGGTCGGTACGCTGCGCAAGACCTTCGTCAACAAAATTGATGCCTATGCGGTGTTGGACGATGTCAATGGGCTCACCAAAGGAAGCAATGTGTGGTTTTCGGGAGTCAAGGTCGGCACGGTGAAACACGTTGATTTTGTAGAAAATTCTAAAGTCAAAGTGACCTTTGGGATTGAAGAGTCTTCTCAGCGATTCATCAAGAAAGACGCCAACGTAAAGGTCAGTACCGATGGGTTGATCGGCAATACCATCATTGTGCTGTCGGGCGGCTCGCCGGAAGCGGAAGTGGTGGAAGATGGGTATCAGTTTCGCGTGCAGAAAGAAGATTCTCAGCAGGATATGTTGAAAACGTTGCAGGAAAATAATAAGAACCTGCTGGCCATTACCGCTGATTTTAAAGAGTTGGTACGTGGCATTAAAGGCGGCGAGGGCTCCATTGGGAAATTATTGACCAAAGACGATCTCTATCAAAAAGTAAATTCAACGCTTACCGGCCTGGAAGCGGCCACGGTCAATGCCAAAGCCACGACTGTCGCCCTGGCGCAGTTTTCCAGGAACCTGAACACGCAGGGTAATTTTGTCAATGACCTGATGACCGATAAACAGATGTATACGGATCTCAAACAGACGGTCAGCACCCTGAAAGAAACCTCGGGCAATCTGAACCAAACGTCGACTTCGGCCAAGGCATTGGTCTCCAATCTACAGCAAACAACGAATCAGATAGCCAACGACCGAACGGGTACCGTAGGCGTACTGCTGCATGATGAAAAAACGGCTGCGAATGTAAAAAGCCTGCTCCGAAATTTAGAAAGCGGCTCGGCCAAACTCGACGAAAACATGGAAGCATTGCAACACAATATCCTGTTTAGAAGGTACTTCCGTAAGAAGAGACAAAACGAAGAGAAGTCCGATACGCTGACGCAGGTGACTACGCTTGGAAAAATGCCCTGA
- a CDS encoding NADH:flavin oxidoreductase/NADH oxidase, with product MPDLFSPLRLRGVELKNRIAISPMCQYSSEDGFANDWHLVHLGSRAVGGAGLVLTEATAISPEGRISPGDLGLWKDDHIPFLKRITDFIRQNGSAAGIQLAHAGHKASSHTPWNGGRYATPEEGGWQPVAASEHPLAAENKHATALTLDGIQQVINDFKAAAQRALEAGFQVIEIHAAHGYLLNGFLSPLVNKRTDEYGGSFENRSRLLLSVVKETRAIVGEDFPLFVRISASDWVEDGWTIDDSVALARILHENGVDLIDCSSGGLAPPSAIKTGPNYQVPFAETIKAKAGIRTGAVGMITSATQADEIIVANKADLVLIARESLRNPTFPLSAAYELGHDVQWPIQYERAKRKG from the coding sequence ATGCCTGACTTATTTTCTCCCCTGCGCCTGCGCGGCGTTGAATTAAAAAACAGAATTGCGATTTCGCCCATGTGCCAGTATTCATCGGAAGATGGATTTGCCAACGACTGGCATTTGGTTCATCTCGGCAGCCGGGCCGTAGGCGGTGCCGGCTTGGTCCTTACCGAAGCTACAGCCATCTCTCCCGAAGGCCGAATCTCTCCCGGTGATCTGGGCCTTTGGAAAGACGATCATATTCCGTTTTTGAAACGTATCACGGATTTTATCCGACAAAACGGTAGCGCAGCCGGCATACAGCTGGCCCATGCCGGTCATAAAGCAAGCTCTCATACGCCTTGGAACGGCGGCCGATATGCCACCCCCGAAGAGGGCGGCTGGCAGCCTGTGGCAGCGAGTGAGCATCCGTTGGCGGCGGAGAATAAACACGCCACTGCCTTGACATTGGATGGAATTCAGCAAGTAATCAATGATTTTAAAGCGGCGGCACAACGGGCCTTGGAGGCTGGTTTTCAGGTGATTGAAATTCATGCGGCACATGGATATTTACTTAATGGATTTCTGTCGCCGTTGGTCAATAAACGGACCGACGAATACGGCGGAAGTTTTGAAAATCGCAGTCGATTGCTGCTGAGCGTGGTCAAAGAAACGCGAGCTATTGTAGGAGAAGATTTTCCGCTTTTTGTCAGAATATCCGCTTCGGACTGGGTTGAGGATGGTTGGACCATTGACGATTCGGTGGCGTTGGCGCGTATTCTGCACGAGAACGGTGTTGACCTGATCGACTGCTCCTCGGGAGGATTGGCCCCGCCGAGTGCCATCAAAACAGGACCGAATTATCAGGTTCCTTTTGCCGAAACCATTAAGGCCAAAGCAGGCATCAGAACCGGTGCGGTGGGCATGATTACGTCTGCCACCCAAGCCGACGAGATCATTGTGGCCAACAAAGCGGATCTGGTACTCATTGCCCGTGAATCCCTTCGAAACCCAACGTTTCCTTTGTCGGCAGCTTACGAGTTGGGTCATGATGTGCAATGGCCGATTCAATACGAACGCGCCAAACGAAAAGGGTAA
- a CDS encoding universal stress protein → MEKAVINKILVPLDYSETSGNALTLAVDLSRRYNASIHLLHIVKSYQCISISENGLLIDFSKEAIKAAERKRLRRLADEVTDNQSHACTVECCVGNDTSNVIVEATVANESDLIIMGQGTSGIMDFFRSSETYDVVKAAPCPVLTIPAHWQAGKFKKILFPVRSVEGALEKYELTKRLILDNNAQLTVLGLYNEETPQKDEDLTELLSTLEHQLQQDKIKAGIELVNTDEAADRVLFKSRQAEADLIIITADYEQTAGGFFVDPYARQIIDQATVPVLAIRPQPFVVHMQPMHSSQTAMA, encoded by the coding sequence ATGGAAAAGGCCGTAATAAATAAAATTTTAGTTCCCCTAGATTACAGTGAAACGTCCGGAAACGCCCTGACTCTTGCCGTAGACTTGAGTCGACGGTACAATGCGTCGATTCATCTGCTTCATATCGTAAAATCCTATCAGTGTATTTCCATTTCGGAAAACGGTCTTTTGATTGATTTTTCCAAAGAGGCCATCAAAGCGGCTGAGCGTAAAAGGTTGCGCAGGCTGGCGGATGAAGTAACCGACAACCAATCACATGCGTGTACGGTTGAATGCTGCGTTGGTAATGATACCTCAAATGTGATTGTCGAAGCTACTGTTGCTAATGAAAGCGATTTGATCATTATGGGGCAGGGTACTTCCGGTATCATGGATTTTTTTCGAAGTTCTGAAACCTACGATGTGGTCAAAGCCGCTCCATGTCCCGTGCTTACGATTCCTGCTCATTGGCAAGCCGGAAAGTTTAAAAAGATTCTTTTTCCGGTGCGTTCCGTAGAGGGGGCCTTGGAGAAGTATGAGCTTACCAAAAGGCTTATTTTGGATAACAACGCACAGTTGACGGTGTTGGGGCTGTATAATGAAGAGACGCCGCAGAAGGACGAAGACCTGACCGAGTTATTGTCAACCTTGGAGCATCAATTGCAACAGGATAAAATCAAGGCAGGAATAGAATTGGTAAATACCGATGAGGCCGCCGATAGGGTACTGTTCAAATCCCGTCAGGCAGAGGCAGACCTGATCATCATCACGGCCGATTATGAGCAAACCGCCGGTGGATTCTTTGTGGATCCGTATGCCCGGCAAATCATTGATCAGGCAACAGTCCCCGTGTTGGCGATTCGACCTCAGCCTTTTGTGGTACATATGCAGCCAATGCATTCTTCTCAAACGGCGATGGCCTAA
- a CDS encoding histidinol-phosphatase, with the protein MRLSLCLFFCISLSSACAQHWYKGNLHTHSLWSDGDDYPEMIMDWYKANGYHFVGLSDHNTFQEGEKWVNVPRVPESRRTFERYLRTFGPDWVTYKKGANDSLRVRLKNLQEYRSYFDDPGKFLILKSEEVSTSYNSKPIHINMTNVQNLIRPQRGNSVAEVMQNNIDLVVAQRRLTGQPMFPHINHPNFYYAITAQDLMQLRYERFFEVFNGHPLVNNYGDGKRDATEVMWDKINTYFLQQGRPLMYGLATDDSHNYQFFGLEYSNTGRGWVMVNAADLSPRSLIESMEAGRFYASSGVELEKLIQTPTSISFKIKAEPEVTYTIQWIGLKKGKEKTEIFREVKGVESSYTLAEGELMVRAKIISDKPKYNPFSAGDVETAWIQPIAKLQTPPVKPNVVPLPNAHAHNDYEQSRPLWDALDQGFTSVEADVYLINDTLFVAHEQPTFTNPAHTLENLYLKPLTERIAQNGNQVYAGYKGPVYLMIDFKTEAESTYKALEKLLQNYRSILTSYKGNSPKPGAVTIFISGKRPIETLKKSKERLASLDGRPADLGKKLSAQLMPVVSDNYANHLSWRGKGEMPDEQFQKLSQLVRKVHAEGKKLRLWACPEDPAVWKKLREAGADFLSTDQLELVREFLLAKP; encoded by the coding sequence ATGAGACTGTCGCTCTGCCTTTTTTTCTGTATTTCGCTTTCTTCGGCCTGCGCCCAACACTGGTACAAAGGCAATTTGCATACGCATTCGCTCTGGAGCGACGGCGATGATTACCCCGAAATGATCATGGATTGGTACAAAGCCAACGGGTATCATTTTGTGGGCCTATCGGATCATAATACGTTTCAGGAGGGTGAGAAATGGGTAAATGTGCCGCGCGTACCCGAGAGTCGCCGGACGTTTGAGCGGTATTTACGTACTTTCGGGCCTGATTGGGTGACTTATAAAAAAGGAGCTAATGATTCACTCAGAGTACGCCTCAAAAACCTGCAGGAATACCGCAGCTATTTTGATGACCCGGGCAAATTTCTGATCCTCAAAAGTGAAGAAGTGTCGACGAGCTACAACAGCAAGCCGATCCACATCAACATGACCAACGTGCAGAACCTGATTCGGCCGCAGCGGGGTAACAGCGTAGCGGAGGTAATGCAGAATAACATTGATTTGGTGGTGGCTCAGCGCCGCCTGACGGGGCAACCGATGTTTCCTCATATCAATCATCCCAATTTTTACTACGCCATCACGGCGCAGGACCTGATGCAATTGCGCTATGAACGCTTCTTTGAAGTCTTTAACGGACACCCGCTGGTCAATAATTATGGCGATGGCAAACGCGACGCTACTGAAGTGATGTGGGATAAAATAAACACGTATTTTCTGCAACAGGGCCGTCCGCTGATGTACGGTTTAGCCACCGACGACAGCCATAATTACCAGTTTTTCGGGCTGGAATACAGCAACACAGGCCGCGGGTGGGTGATGGTCAACGCCGCTGATCTGTCGCCGCGCTCACTGATCGAATCCATGGAAGCGGGGCGGTTCTATGCCAGTTCGGGGGTAGAATTGGAAAAACTTATCCAAACTCCAACGAGCATTTCTTTTAAGATCAAAGCTGAGCCGGAAGTGACCTATACGATTCAATGGATCGGACTTAAAAAAGGCAAAGAAAAGACCGAGATCTTCCGCGAAGTAAAAGGGGTTGAATCAAGCTATACGTTGGCCGAAGGTGAACTGATGGTGCGCGCAAAGATCATCTCAGACAAGCCCAAATATAATCCTTTCAGCGCGGGAGATGTAGAAACGGCCTGGATTCAGCCCATCGCGAAGCTTCAAACGCCGCCCGTAAAGCCCAATGTGGTGCCGCTTCCCAATGCACACGCTCACAATGATTACGAACAGTCGCGCCCGCTGTGGGATGCGTTGGACCAAGGATTTACGAGCGTTGAAGCGGATGTTTATTTAATCAATGACACGCTGTTTGTGGCGCATGAGCAGCCAACGTTTACGAATCCTGCACATACCTTGGAAAACCTGTACTTAAAACCCCTGACCGAGCGCATCGCGCAAAACGGAAATCAGGTGTATGCCGGTTATAAAGGTCCCGTTTACCTCATGATCGATTTTAAAACCGAGGCGGAAAGCACTTATAAAGCCCTGGAAAAATTGCTTCAAAACTATCGGTCCATTCTTACTTCATATAAAGGAAACAGCCCCAAACCGGGCGCGGTCACCATTTTTATTTCCGGTAAGCGCCCCATCGAGACCTTAAAAAAGTCGAAAGAGCGATTAGCTTCGTTGGACGGCCGCCCGGCAGATCTGGGTAAAAAACTCAGCGCGCAGCTCATGCCCGTGGTGAGTGATAATTACGCCAATCATCTTTCCTGGCGCGGCAAAGGCGAAATGCCCGACGAGCAGTTTCAGAAACTGAGCCAACTGGTTCGAAAAGTACACGCCGAAGGCAAAAAACTGCGTCTCTGGGCTTGTCCTGAAGACCCTGCCGTTTGGAAAAAACTCCGCGAAGCGGGTGCTGATTTTCTCAGTACCGATCAACTGGAATTGGTCAGGGAGTTTTTGTTGGCGAAGCCTTGA
- a CDS encoding helix-turn-helix domain-containing protein has product MKLTNWEEYKSAFKALDKMIEEGFEGNMERENQFLLLAKAIEEFEDTMQLMPVRQPKTLPEMIQYKMVERRLKQKDLAVLLEISTARLSEILNGKRRITLDVAKKLYERLQISPEFILKVC; this is encoded by the coding sequence ATGAAACTCACCAACTGGGAAGAATACAAATCTGCTTTCAAAGCGTTAGATAAAATGATCGAGGAGGGATTTGAAGGTAATATGGAACGGGAAAACCAATTTCTGCTGCTGGCCAAAGCCATTGAAGAATTTGAAGATACTATGCAACTGATGCCTGTGCGCCAACCTAAAACCTTACCGGAAATGATTCAGTATAAAATGGTGGAACGCAGACTGAAACAGAAAGATTTAGCGGTTTTATTGGAGATATCCACCGCTCGCCTTTCGGAAATCTTAAACGGTAAACGGCGAATTACCCTTGATGTAGCTAAAAAACTGTACGAACGTTTACAGATAAGCCCCGAATTTATTCTCAAAGTGTGTTAA
- a CDS encoding type II toxin-antitoxin system HigB family toxin → MVVISKTILNHFGLSHSDAADALNEWYEAVKSADWNNLAEIKQTFNSVDYVKNNRYVFNIKGNRYRLVALIFFNVRTVYIKWIGTHAEYDKIENIATIDLKKL, encoded by the coding sequence ATGGTTGTTATTAGTAAAACAATTTTAAACCACTTCGGCTTATCACATTCCGATGCAGCAGATGCTCTTAATGAATGGTATGAGGCAGTTAAATCAGCAGACTGGAATAATTTGGCCGAAATCAAACAGACATTTAACTCCGTTGACTATGTTAAAAATAACCGTTATGTATTCAATATTAAAGGAAATAGGTACCGCTTGGTCGCTTTAATCTTCTTTAATGTCCGAACTGTTTATATAAAATGGATCGGTACTCACGCAGAATATGATAAAATTGAAAATATAGCCACCATTGACTTAAAAAAGTTATGA
- a CDS encoding DUF2911 domain-containing protein, whose protein sequence is MKKVVVLLFVLLSAGAFAQGIKTPAPSPTQTLKQDFALSSIEVTYSRPAAKGRKIFGDLVPFGKLWRTGANAATKVTFGEDVKVGGMPVKAGSYAIYSVPTANEWEIIINKGANNSGLTGYKTEDDVARFKVPSMQLPMMIENFTIILGNLTASSADIQILWENTAVQIPVVADIDSKIMAQINTAMTVDSRPYFQAASYYFDNGKDINKALEWANKAVEAQPTAYWVMHLKAKVQAKAGDKAGAKATALKSMAMAKEAKNDDYVVLNQKLIAGL, encoded by the coding sequence ATGAAAAAAGTAGTTGTACTCCTTTTTGTCCTCCTTTCGGCAGGCGCATTCGCACAGGGAATCAAAACGCCGGCTCCCAGCCCCACCCAAACCCTCAAGCAGGATTTTGCGCTTTCTTCCATCGAAGTGACTTATTCTCGTCCTGCCGCAAAAGGGCGTAAAATTTTCGGCGACTTAGTGCCTTTCGGTAAACTTTGGAGAACCGGTGCCAACGCCGCCACCAAAGTAACCTTCGGTGAAGATGTAAAAGTGGGCGGTATGCCCGTCAAAGCAGGCTCATACGCCATTTACTCTGTACCCACCGCCAACGAATGGGAAATCATTATCAACAAAGGCGCGAACAACAGCGGGTTGACGGGTTATAAAACCGAAGATGATGTGGCGCGTTTTAAAGTGCCTTCCATGCAGTTGCCGATGATGATCGAAAACTTCACCATTATTTTGGGCAATTTGACGGCTTCTTCTGCCGACATTCAGATCCTGTGGGAAAATACTGCCGTCCAGATTCCCGTAGTGGCCGACATTGATTCTAAAATCATGGCGCAGATCAACACTGCCATGACCGTAGACAGCCGCCCGTATTTTCAGGCCGCCAGTTATTATTTTGATAACGGCAAAGACATCAACAAGGCATTGGAGTGGGCTAATAAAGCCGTAGAAGCACAACCTACCGCTTATTGGGTGATGCACCTGAAAGCAAAAGTACAGGCCAAAGCCGGTGATAAAGCAGGCGCAAAAGCCACCGCTTTGAAATCAATGGCAATGGCTAAAGAAGCTAAGAACGATGATTACGTAGTCCTGAATCAAAAACTGATCGCCGGATTGTAA